The following are encoded together in the Adhaeribacter arboris genome:
- a CDS encoding inorganic diphosphatase, translated as MTRKNNPWHSVKYGENAPAVVTGIIEIPKGSKAKYELDKESGLLKLDRVLFSSVHYPANYGFIPQTYCDDSDPLDILVICSIDVHPMCIIEAKVIGVMQMIDNNEEDDKVIAVAKNDMSVNHINDISELPPHTLLEIRRFFEDYKKLENKEVVVEQFLGREQAYEIINKSIELYNTTFRNKPELTER; from the coding sequence ATGACAAGAAAAAATAACCCCTGGCATAGTGTAAAGTATGGCGAAAACGCGCCAGCAGTAGTTACCGGAATTATCGAGATTCCGAAAGGCTCGAAAGCTAAATACGAACTCGATAAAGAAAGCGGTCTGTTGAAACTGGACCGTGTATTGTTTTCCTCGGTTCATTACCCGGCAAACTATGGTTTTATTCCGCAAACTTATTGCGACGATAGTGACCCTCTGGATATCCTGGTAATTTGTTCCATTGATGTACACCCGATGTGCATTATTGAAGCAAAAGTAATTGGGGTAATGCAAATGATTGATAACAACGAAGAAGATGATAAAGTCATTGCGGTAGCTAAAAATGATATGTCGGTAAACCACATAAATGATATTTCGGAATTACCACCTCATACCCTGCTAGAAATTCGTCGCTTTTTTGAAGATTACAAAAAACTGGAAAACAAAGAAGTTGTGGTAGAGCAATTTTTAGGAAGAGAGCAAGCCTACGAAATTATTAATAAAAGCATTGAATTATACAATACAACCTTCCGGAATAAACCGGAGCTTACCGAAAGATAA
- the atpA gene encoding F0F1 ATP synthase subunit alpha, whose protein sequence is MAEVRPDEVSAILREQLSNFRTEAELEEVGTVLQVGDGVARIYGLSKAQSGELLEFANGLQALVLNLEEDNVGAVMLGDYSEIKEGATVKRTNKIASIQVGDAMVGRVVNTLGQPIDGKGPIAGPLYDMPLERKAPGVIYRQPVNEPMQTGIKAIDSMIPIGRGQRELIIGDRQTGKSAVAIDTIINQKEFYQRGEPVYCIYVAVGQKASTVAQVVNALTQGGAMDYTIVVSASASDPAPMQFFAPFTGAAIGEFFRDTGRPALVVYDDLSKQAVAYREVSLLLRRPPGREAYPGDVFYLHSRLLERAAKINASDEIARNMNDLPDSIKHLVKGGGSLTALPLIETQAGDVSAYIPTNVISITDGQIFLETNLFNSGIRPAINVGISVSRVGGNAQIKSMKKVAGTLKLDQAQFRELEAFAKFGSDLDASTKLTIERGRRNLEVLKQPQFSPVPVAQQVAIIYCCTNGLIDDVPVNEVRNFEQEFLRSMELNHKDALDLLRVGKLEDTAISAIKQVAKEVSSRYRK, encoded by the coding sequence ATGGCAGAAGTTAGACCTGATGAGGTATCAGCGATATTAAGAGAACAGTTATCCAATTTCCGCACCGAAGCCGAATTAGAGGAAGTAGGAACAGTATTGCAGGTAGGGGACGGGGTTGCTCGTATTTACGGCTTATCTAAAGCCCAGTCCGGTGAGTTATTGGAATTTGCCAATGGTCTGCAAGCTCTCGTTTTAAATTTAGAAGAAGATAATGTAGGAGCCGTAATGCTCGGCGACTATAGCGAAATAAAAGAAGGTGCGACAGTAAAACGCACTAATAAAATTGCCAGTATTCAGGTAGGCGATGCTATGGTGGGTCGCGTAGTGAATACTTTAGGTCAGCCGATAGATGGTAAAGGCCCTATTGCTGGTCCTTTGTACGACATGCCGCTGGAAAGAAAAGCTCCTGGGGTAATTTATCGTCAGCCGGTAAATGAGCCGATGCAAACCGGTATTAAAGCGATTGATTCCATGATTCCGATCGGACGTGGACAGCGCGAGTTAATCATTGGTGACCGTCAAACAGGTAAATCTGCCGTAGCTATTGATACTATTATCAATCAAAAAGAATTCTATCAGCGTGGCGAGCCGGTTTATTGTATTTACGTGGCAGTAGGTCAGAAAGCATCTACGGTAGCGCAGGTAGTAAATGCTCTTACGCAAGGTGGTGCAATGGATTACACTATTGTGGTATCTGCTTCGGCATCCGATCCGGCACCAATGCAGTTTTTCGCTCCTTTTACCGGAGCAGCTATTGGTGAATTCTTCCGCGATACGGGTCGTCCAGCTTTGGTTGTTTATGACGATTTGTCGAAGCAAGCAGTGGCTTACCGGGAAGTTTCTTTATTGTTACGTCGTCCTCCAGGACGGGAAGCTTACCCAGGTGATGTGTTCTATTTGCACTCTCGTTTGTTAGAGCGGGCCGCAAAAATTAACGCATCCGACGAGATTGCCCGTAATATGAATGACTTGCCAGATTCTATTAAGCATTTGGTAAAAGGAGGGGGATCATTAACCGCTTTACCATTAATTGAAACCCAAGCAGGTGACGTTTCGGCTTACATCCCAACCAACGTAATTTCAATTACAGATGGTCAAATATTCTTGGAAACTAACTTATTTAACTCTGGTATTCGTCCGGCCATTAACGTAGGTATTTCGGTATCACGGGTAGGAGGTAACGCTCAGATCAAGTCAATGAAGAAAGTGGCCGGTACTCTAAAACTGGATCAAGCTCAGTTCCGGGAATTGGAGGCATTTGCTAAATTTGGTTCAGATTTGGATGCTTCTACTAAGTTAACGATTGAACGTGGTCGTCGGAACCTGGAAGTATTAAAGCAGCCACAGTTCTCCCCAGTGCCAGTAGCGCAACAAGTAGCCATTATTTATTGCTGCACCAACGGTTTAATTGACGATGTTCCGGTAAATGAAGTAAGAAACTTTGAACAAGAATTCTTGCGCAGTATGGAATTGAATCACAAAGATGCCTTGGATTTATTGCGTGTAGGTAAGTTAGAGGATACTGCTATCAGTGCTATTAAACAAGTAGCGAAAGAAGTATCATCCAGATATAGAAAGTAA
- a CDS encoding AtpZ/AtpI family protein — MMPDDFRKTSDPEKGKLQSYLKYSGLAFQMLLVLGIAAYAGMRLDAYVSNKNPWFTIVFMLLGVIGSIYKIIVSVMK; from the coding sequence ATGATGCCAGACGATTTTCGAAAAACTTCCGATCCAGAGAAAGGAAAATTGCAATCGTACCTCAAATACTCTGGCCTAGCTTTCCAGATGCTCTTGGTATTAGGAATAGCTGCCTACGCCGGAATGCGGCTAGACGCTTATGTAAGCAATAAAAATCCATGGTTTACTATTGTTTTTATGCTTTTAGGAGTAATTGGCTCTATTTATAAAATTATTGTTTCGGTAATGAAGTAA
- the atpB gene encoding F0F1 ATP synthase subunit A: protein MNKLLILLFSFFTFAATAAEPAHEETNFDPGSMITHHITDDYSWHFADNFVVHLPVIVYGKNGLEVFSSSNFYNEHHQIVPYKGYVMEHGHIYYANEEGEPLTQATADGKEKHVGPLDFSITKNVASLFLSVALLLGIFFTVAGRYKSNRGKAPRGIQSFFEPIIIFIRDDIAKPNIGPKYERYLPYLLTIFFFIWFNNLLGLMPGGANLTGNIAVTLVLAVFTLVITLFSSNKAYWAHIFKTPGVPVALLPIMIPIELVGILTKPFSLMVRLFANITAGHIIILSLFSLIFIFKSFAIGPISVAFAIFMNFLELFVALLQAYVFTLLTSMYFGGAVEEHDHADDMGHGAH from the coding sequence ATGAATAAGTTACTTATTTTACTCTTTTCCTTCTTTACTTTTGCTGCTACTGCGGCTGAACCCGCGCACGAAGAAACTAATTTTGACCCGGGTAGTATGATTACCCATCACATTACCGATGATTACTCCTGGCATTTCGCGGATAACTTTGTGGTGCATTTGCCGGTGATTGTGTACGGTAAAAATGGTTTAGAGGTATTTTCATCCAGCAATTTTTATAACGAGCATCATCAGATAGTACCCTACAAGGGCTATGTGATGGAGCATGGCCATATTTATTACGCAAACGAAGAAGGTGAACCTTTAACGCAAGCCACTGCCGATGGAAAAGAAAAGCACGTTGGACCTTTGGATTTCTCCATCACCAAAAATGTGGCTTCTTTATTTTTGAGTGTTGCCTTGCTGTTAGGAATTTTCTTTACCGTAGCAGGTCGTTATAAATCTAACCGGGGTAAAGCGCCTCGTGGTATCCAGTCTTTTTTTGAACCAATTATAATATTTATCCGCGACGACATTGCTAAACCTAATATTGGTCCTAAATACGAGCGGTACTTGCCTTATTTGCTTACCATTTTCTTTTTTATCTGGTTTAATAACTTGTTAGGCTTAATGCCAGGCGGAGCTAACTTAACTGGTAATATAGCTGTTACTTTAGTTCTGGCTGTATTTACGTTAGTTATTACCTTATTTAGTTCTAATAAAGCTTATTGGGCGCACATTTTTAAAACCCCTGGGGTGCCGGTTGCTTTATTGCCGATTATGATTCCGATTGAACTGGTAGGTATTTTAACAAAGCCTTTCTCTTTAATGGTCCGGTTATTTGCTAATATCACCGCGGGGCACATTATTATTTTAAGCTTGTTTTCTCTCATATTCATATTTAAAAGCTTTGCTATTGGCCCCATAAGCGTAGCATTTGCCATATTCATGAACTTTCTGGAGTTATTCGTAGCCTTGTTACAAGCCTATGTATTTACCTTGCTAACGTCTATGTATTTTGGTGGAGCTGTGGAAGAGCACGACCACGCCGATGACATGGGACACGGCGCACATTAA
- the atpE gene encoding ATP synthase F0 subunit C has product MLLALLLQVVQGLSEGTGLAIMGAGIGAGLVALGAGLGIGRIGGSAMESIARQPEATARIQTAMIIAAALIEGVALFGVVVCLLISFKG; this is encoded by the coding sequence ATGTTGTTAGCATTATTGCTTCAAGTTGTACAAGGCCTTTCCGAAGGTACGGGTTTAGCAATTATGGGTGCCGGTATTGGTGCTGGTTTAGTTGCTTTAGGTGCCGGTTTAGGTATTGGTAGAATTGGTGGCTCCGCCATGGAATCTATCGCGCGTCAGCCAGAAGCTACTGCTCGTATTCAAACAGCGATGATTATCGCCGCCGCTCTTATTGAAGGGGTGGCTCTGTTTGGTGTGGTAGTTTGTCTGCTTATTTCATTCAAAGGTTAA
- a CDS encoding NAD(P)H-hydrate dehydratase, which translates to MKILTAAQTRAADAFTVKQENIPSLTLMERAARAFVGWFENKFSASPAQPILIFCGPGNNGGDGLAIARLLYQHNYLVRVYILPTTNSYAPDFTANLERLSEEIKKMYLHQLADLPNSLDNAIVVDALFGTGLNRPLTGFIAELIEQINKSSATVIAVDIPSGLFTDAPNAATDRIIQADYTLSFELPKLAFLLPANAPYVGEWAIAPIGLNANFIAETESSYFFISPDVPVAILKPRPKYAHKGTFGHALLISGSYGKMGATVLSARACLRSGVGLLTVHCPAVGYTILQTAVPEAMTLTDTENNFISQLPDLSTYTAIGIGPGLGKNPATRQMVKQLLATARVPLVIDADALNIMAEDESLKNALLPDSILTPHPKEFERLAGSAENDYHRLELLKEFCQKHTCYVVLKGAHTCIGTPAGTCYFNSTGNPGMATGGTGDVLTGIITALVAQQYSALDACILGVYLHGLAGDLAKIENGEQALLASDIIQYLGKSFLKGSYLD; encoded by the coding sequence ATGAAAATTCTAACAGCCGCTCAGACGCGTGCGGCCGATGCTTTTACGGTGAAGCAGGAAAATATTCCTTCCCTTACTTTAATGGAGCGGGCAGCACGCGCATTTGTCGGCTGGTTCGAAAATAAATTTTCAGCCAGTCCGGCTCAGCCAATTTTAATTTTTTGTGGACCTGGTAATAATGGTGGGGATGGCTTAGCCATTGCGCGGCTTTTGTACCAACATAATTATTTAGTGCGGGTTTATATTTTACCCACTACTAACTCGTATGCCCCTGATTTTACCGCTAATCTGGAACGTTTATCCGAAGAAATTAAAAAAATGTATTTGCATCAGCTAGCTGATCTACCAAATTCTCTAGATAATGCTATTGTAGTGGATGCACTTTTTGGTACAGGTCTCAACCGCCCGCTTACCGGTTTCATTGCCGAGCTTATTGAGCAAATAAATAAGAGTTCCGCCACTGTAATAGCGGTAGATATACCTTCCGGATTATTTACCGATGCTCCTAATGCAGCGACAGACAGAATTATACAAGCTGATTATACTTTGTCATTTGAGTTACCGAAACTGGCTTTTCTTTTACCTGCTAATGCGCCTTATGTAGGTGAATGGGCCATAGCACCAATTGGCTTAAACGCCAACTTTATTGCAGAAACAGAGTCATCTTATTTTTTTATTTCTCCGGATGTGCCAGTTGCTATTTTAAAACCTCGTCCGAAGTATGCGCATAAAGGCACGTTTGGTCACGCTTTGCTTATTAGTGGGAGTTACGGTAAAATGGGGGCTACCGTATTATCGGCGCGAGCTTGTTTGCGGAGCGGCGTAGGCTTACTTACCGTGCATTGCCCAGCAGTTGGCTATACTATTTTACAAACGGCAGTACCAGAAGCCATGACCTTAACCGATACAGAAAATAATTTTATTTCCCAATTACCAGATTTAAGTACTTATACTGCTATTGGCATTGGACCGGGCTTAGGTAAAAACCCAGCCACTCGCCAAATGGTAAAACAATTATTAGCTACTGCCCGTGTGCCACTCGTAATAGATGCTGATGCCTTAAATATAATGGCTGAAGATGAGAGTTTGAAAAACGCTTTACTTCCCGATAGCATTTTAACCCCGCATCCTAAAGAATTTGAACGCTTAGCCGGTTCAGCCGAAAACGATTATCACCGCTTAGAATTATTGAAAGAATTTTGTCAGAAACATACGTGTTATGTAGTTTTAAAAGGAGCACATACTTGCATTGGTACTCCGGCGGGCACCTGTTATTTTAATAGCACTGGTAATCCGGGGATGGCTACTGGTGGCACCGGCGATGTATTAACCGGCATTATTACCGCTTTAGTGGCGCAACAATATTCTGCTTTGGATGCTTGTATTTTAGGAGTTTACCTCCACGGCTTAGCCGGTGATTTAGCTAAGATTGAAAATGGCGAACAAGCTTTATTAGCATCAGATATTATCCAATACTTGGGCAAATCGTTTTTAAAAGGCTCTTACTTAGATTGA
- the atpH gene encoding ATP synthase F1 subunit delta — protein MSDYRIASRYAKSLIELAQEKGVLEDIYQDMLLFSKTVASSRDLGLMLRNPIVKHDKKLAVLKAIFKGKVSDLTLSFFTIITEKNREAVLSSMATEFLAQYNLLKKVQKAQITTATPLTPVLQEEFKRIVINRTGMNSVVLDEIVDPAIIGGYILRIGDIQMDDSIRASLLRLKNQLKDNSYTSKL, from the coding sequence ATGTCCGACTATAGAATTGCTTCGCGTTATGCTAAATCATTAATTGAGTTAGCACAAGAAAAAGGTGTATTAGAAGATATTTACCAGGATATGCTACTTTTTTCGAAAACAGTAGCCTCTAGCCGTGATTTAGGTTTAATGCTTCGGAACCCTATTGTGAAGCATGATAAAAAATTAGCGGTATTAAAAGCAATATTTAAAGGTAAAGTAAGTGATTTAACTTTATCGTTTTTTACCATTATTACTGAAAAAAACCGGGAAGCTGTACTTAGTAGTATGGCCACGGAATTTTTAGCCCAGTATAATTTGTTAAAAAAAGTACAAAAAGCGCAAATTACTACGGCTACTCCACTTACTCCAGTTTTGCAGGAGGAGTTTAAGCGAATAGTAATTAATCGTACCGGTATGAATTCAGTTGTACTGGATGAAATAGTAGACCCAGCTATAATTGGCGGATATATTTTACGTATTGGCGATATACAGATGGATGATTCTATTCGTGCCAGCTTGTTGCGCTTAAAAAATCAATTAAAAGATAATTCTTACACTAGTAAATTATAA
- the crcB gene encoding fluoride efflux transporter CrcB, whose amino-acid sequence MNLKEIILVFIGGGSGSLVRYSLSKLITTIYPTLFPLATLVINSLASLILGLFLGLTFKSFQNSDLKLLVAVGFCGGFSTFSTFSNETLILFRIGQSQMAVLNIILSLVICIGATYLGYLLTE is encoded by the coding sequence ATGAATTTAAAAGAAATTATATTAGTATTTATTGGAGGTGGCTCTGGTAGTCTGGTTCGTTATAGTTTAAGTAAACTTATCACTACTATCTACCCTACTTTATTTCCGTTAGCTACTTTGGTAATTAATAGTTTAGCCAGCTTAATTTTAGGTTTGTTTTTAGGTTTAACTTTTAAATCATTTCAGAACTCTGATCTTAAACTATTAGTTGCAGTAGGTTTTTGCGGTGGGTTTAGTACCTTTTCTACTTTCAGTAACGAAACCCTGATTTTATTTCGGATAGGTCAAAGCCAAATGGCTGTACTCAATATTATCCTAAGTTTAGTTATTTGTATTGGAGCAACTTATTTGGGCTATCTTCTTACTGAATAA
- a CDS encoding F0F1 ATP synthase subunit B codes for MELVTPGIGLIFWQTITFILVLFLLSKFAWRPIMASLREREQSIESALSMAERAKLEMQALKADNEKLLQEARIERDRILKEAADNGRAIVEDAKNRAAAESNRIFTQAKEEIENEKKSALAEVKNVAASVSIEIAERILKHELRDAGTQQALVQDYLKDIKLN; via the coding sequence ATGGAATTAGTAACCCCTGGTATCGGACTTATTTTTTGGCAGACCATTACTTTTATTCTTGTTCTGTTTTTGCTTTCTAAATTTGCCTGGCGGCCAATCATGGCCTCTTTGCGCGAACGGGAACAATCAATTGAATCAGCTCTTAGCATGGCCGAAAGAGCCAAGTTAGAAATGCAGGCATTAAAGGCAGACAACGAAAAATTATTGCAGGAAGCCCGTATCGAACGTGATCGCATTTTAAAAGAAGCAGCCGATAATGGCCGGGCGATAGTGGAAGATGCCAAAAATCGGGCGGCGGCTGAAAGTAATCGCATTTTTACGCAAGCTAAAGAAGAAATCGAAAACGAGAAAAAATCTGCTTTAGCAGAGGTGAAAAATGTAGCAGCTAGTGTTTCTATTGAAATTGCCGAGCGTATCTTAAAACACGAACTACGCGATGCGGGCACCCAGCAGGCTTTAGTACAAGATTATTTAAAAGATATAAAACTAAATTAG
- the atpG gene encoding ATP synthase F1 subunit gamma: protein MASLKEVRSRITSVTSTQQITKAMKMVAAAKLRRAQDNIIRMRPYAQRLSSILTNLSRLTNDSTANVYAEQREINRVLVVVVTSDRGLAGAFNSNVLKAVNNLIEERYSRQMAAGRVEFLAIGKRGHDYLTKRGSKLIGNYTHVFTQLSFDTVRVAAEYAMNAFQAGEYDQVDIVYNEFKNVATQIIRVEQFLPIQEQASATSTSAVTTNTDYIFEPSKEQIIEELIPKSLKIQFYKAILESNASEHGARMTAMDKATDNAGELLKQLKLTYNRSRQAAITTEILEIVGGAEALAASR from the coding sequence ATGGCCAGTTTAAAAGAAGTACGTAGCCGAATAACTTCCGTAACCTCGACCCAACAAATTACCAAAGCCATGAAAATGGTGGCGGCGGCTAAGTTGCGCCGGGCTCAGGACAATATTATCCGGATGCGGCCTTATGCCCAGCGATTAAGCAGCATCTTAACTAATTTATCCCGGTTAACCAATGATTCAACGGCGAATGTGTATGCAGAACAACGGGAAATTAATCGTGTATTAGTTGTTGTAGTTACTTCTGACCGGGGATTAGCCGGCGCCTTTAACAGTAATGTTCTTAAAGCAGTAAATAATTTAATAGAGGAGCGTTATAGCCGGCAAATGGCCGCAGGCCGAGTAGAATTTTTAGCTATTGGTAAGCGTGGTCATGATTATTTAACGAAGCGAGGCTCTAAGCTAATTGGTAATTATACGCATGTTTTTACTCAGCTATCATTTGATACAGTGCGGGTAGCAGCAGAATATGCCATGAATGCTTTCCAGGCGGGTGAGTACGACCAGGTGGATATAGTGTATAATGAATTTAAAAACGTAGCCACTCAGATAATCCGGGTAGAGCAATTTTTACCTATTCAGGAGCAAGCCTCGGCTACATCAACTTCTGCCGTTACAACAAATACTGATTATATTTTTGAGCCATCCAAAGAGCAGATTATTGAGGAGTTAATTCCAAAATCACTTAAAATTCAGTTTTATAAAGCAATATTGGAGTCAAACGCTTCAGAACACGGTGCCCGTATGACGGCCATGGATAAGGCAACGGATAATGCCGGTGAATTATTAAAGCAGTTAAAGTTAACGTATAACCGTTCTCGTCAAGCGGCTATTACAACGGAAATTCTGGAGATTGTAGGTGGTGCAGAAGCATTAGCCGCAAGCAGGTGA
- a CDS encoding UbiA prenyltransferase family protein has protein sequence MQSFFRDVGRCILFSNTFIAACAFGLVWQTYLLLQLPVRLWLAELAFLATFFIYNLDGLLPYKFNQNVLISERKNWLTRNRPILLFCMSIAGLSSLYLFARHGQTHHIWFIAHLVAISILYSSRIIPQKNGMYMPLRNVPLVKVFLVAYVWSCVTVILPLLAGNISILSTENVLLLLRRFFFLFALTLLFDIRDFEKDRLARTLTFPGLVGVRFTKILSLVLLLIFAELTWFTESGLMLFNLELSAAIAAMVVWFSHEKRNDYYFLILADGMMLLQFLLVYLAATIAI, from the coding sequence ATGCAATCTTTTTTCCGGGACGTAGGGCGTTGTATTTTGTTCAGTAATACTTTCATTGCGGCATGCGCTTTCGGATTAGTGTGGCAAACGTACTTGTTGTTACAACTTCCGGTAAGGTTATGGTTAGCGGAATTGGCATTTTTAGCTACTTTTTTTATTTATAATTTAGATGGCTTGCTACCATATAAATTTAACCAGAACGTACTCATTTCTGAGCGAAAGAATTGGTTGACCCGAAACCGGCCAATTCTATTATTTTGTATGAGCATTGCTGGTTTAAGCTCCTTGTACTTATTTGCCCGGCACGGACAAACGCATCACATTTGGTTTATAGCCCACTTAGTAGCTATTTCAATTTTATACTCTTCCAGAATTATTCCGCAGAAAAACGGAATGTACATGCCGCTACGAAATGTGCCTTTAGTAAAAGTGTTTCTAGTGGCTTATGTCTGGAGTTGCGTAACAGTTATATTACCTTTACTAGCTGGGAACATATCGATTTTATCTACAGAAAATGTTTTACTGTTGCTGCGGCGTTTTTTCTTTTTGTTTGCTCTTACCTTGTTATTCGATATTCGCGATTTTGAAAAAGACCGGCTTGCCCGTACGCTTACCTTTCCGGGTTTAGTTGGAGTGCGGTTCACCAAAATTCTTTCTTTAGTTCTCTTATTAATTTTTGCGGAACTTACCTGGTTTACAGAAAGCGGACTCATGCTATTCAACTTAGAATTATCAGCAGCGATAGCAGCAATGGTGGTATGGTTCAGCCACGAGAAACGCAACGATTATTATTTCCTGATTTTGGCGGATGGTATGATGTTGCTGCAGTTTTTACTCGTTTATCTGGCCGCAACTATCGCCATCTAA